One Cololabis saira isolate AMF1-May2022 chromosome 12, fColSai1.1, whole genome shotgun sequence DNA window includes the following coding sequences:
- the zgc:158263 gene encoding ceramide kinase family protein encodes MEIDLRLESSLWIGTKRYLAVLTGWHFKWTEVDKKNREKKTVSVPVAEVVGVEDGQVEVLPQKCVEVTDKDFTVFYVKRNSSGGSHGLLWKLGRIQFSCPSRDLRDQWTKQLRTALKTHSPLRPHRLLVFINPFGGKKKGRQIYHSLVAPLFELAGICSHVIVTERANQARDHLLKKDLTSFDGVVCVGGDGMFSEILHGVIGRTQQEAGFCENDPAVTLQPCPLHIGIIPAGSTDCVCHATLGVIDPVTSALHIIIGDSQPLDVCSVHHGSSLVCYSVSLLGYGFYGDVLAESEKHRWMGPLRYDYSGTMVYLSNRTYTGTIQYLPADPLLSSPRDKTRCLSGCGVCSRSTERLFPNSSDTGSIYSSYSSGQFSAESEGEWVRVEGKFKCVSLTCMSSSCARSPQGLSPSAHLADGTGDLILVWDTHPLGFLRFLYRHTSTQDQFDLPFVEVHRVKAVRFSVAGGKEENGQEESREPIQEQDGEERAYAETESKDGSQHHLAERSMERGMKKEKKTAIPFLCGLCCKKDPTASVWNCDGEILPFTDIHCRIHGQLVRLYARGIEDGASIRDCI; translated from the exons ATGGAGATCGATTTACGGCTGGAGTCAAGTTTGTGGATCGGGACTAAGAGATACCTGGCTGTCCTCACAGGCTGGCATTTCAAGTGGACCGAGGTAGATAAGAAGAACCGCGAGAAGAAAACAG TTTCAGTGCCGGTGGCTGAGGTGGTTGGAGTGGAGGACGGCCAGGTGGAGGTTTTGCCCCAGAAGTGTGTTGAGGTTACGGACAAAGATTTCACAG TTTTTTATGTGAAGCGTAACAGCAGTGGGGGTTCCCATGGATTGCTATGGAAATTGGGCCGGATTCAGTTCAGCTGCCCTAGTCGGGACCTCAGAGACCAGTGGACGAAACAGCTAAGGACCGCTCTAAAAACTCACA GTCCTTTGCGTCCACACAGACTGTTGGTTTTCATCAACCCAtttggaggaaagaagaaaggaagacaGATTTATCATTCTCTGGTCGCTCCATTATTTGAGCTGGCTGGTATCTGCTCACATGTAATAG TGACTGAACGGGCAAACCAGGCCAGAGACCACCTCTTGAAGAAAGATCTGACAAGCTTTGACGG TGTGGTCTGCGTGGGTGGGGATGGCATGTTCAGCGAAATACTTCATGGTGTGATTGGGCGTACACAACAAGAGGCAGGCTTTTGTGAGAATGATCCAGCTGTCACTTTGCAGCCTTGTCCACTTCACATTGGCATCATACCTGCAG GTTCTACGGACTGTGTGTGCCATGCCACGTTGGGGGTGATCGACCCTGTTACTTCAGCTTTGCACATCATCATTG GAGACTCTCAGCCTTTGGATGTATGTTCAGTCCATCATGGCTCCTCTCTAGTGTGCTACTCAGTGTCTCTCTTGGGCTATGGTTTCTATGGGGACGTACTGGCTGAGAGCGAAAAACATCGCTGGATGGGACCTCTAAGATATGACTATTCAG gcaCAATGGTGTACCTTAGCAACAGAACCTACACAGGAACAATTCAGTATCTACCAGCAGACCCACTACTCTCCAGCCCAAGGGACAAAACACGCTGCCTTTCTGG gtgtggtGTGTGTTCCAGAAGCACAGAAAGACTTTTCCCCAACTCCTCTGACACGGGCTCCATATACAGCTCCTACTCTTCCGGCCAGTTCAGTGCTGAGTCAGAAG GTGAATGGGTGAGAGTGGAGGGCAAGTTCAAGTGTGTGTCTCTCACTTGTATGTCCAGCTCATGTGCTAGAAGTCCCCAGGGTCTTTCTCCGTCTGCCCACCTGGCAGACGGAACTGGGGACCTCATCCTAGTGTGGGACACTCACCCACTGGGCTTCCTCAGGTTCCTCTACAGGCACACGAGCACACAGGACCAG TTTGATCTGCCTTTTGTGGAGGTCCATCGGGTCAAGGCAGTCCGTTTCTCTGTGGCAGGAGGCAAAGAGGAAAACGGGCAAGAGGAAAGTAGAGAGCCAATTCAAGAACAGGACGGAGAAGAAAGAGCATATGCAGAGACTGAAAGCAAAGATGGATCTCAGCATCACCTCGCTGAACGATCCATGGAAcggggaatgaaaaaagagaaaaaaacagcgaTTCCCTTCCTGTGTGGACTGTGTTGCAAAAAAGATCCCACTGCATCAGTGTGGAACTGCGATGGGGAGATTCTGCCTTTCACTGACATCCACTGCAG GATTCATGGCCAGTTGGTCCGTCTGTATGCAAGGGGCATCGAGGATGGAGCTTCAATACGCGACTGCATCTAG
- the naa10 gene encoding N-alpha-acetyltransferase 10 isoform X1, producing MNIRNARPEDLMNMQHCNLLCLPENYQMKYYFYHGLSWPQLSYIAEDENGKIVGYVLAKMEEDPDDVPHGHITSLAVKRSHRRLGLAQKLMDQASRAMIENFNAKYVSLHVRKSSNRAALHLYSNTLKFQISEVEPKYYADGEDAYAMKRDLAHMADELRKPGVRTSGQEGPSGESPSGSGDHEREGERDSGGESKELSEVSEATESTDVKDSSSDSQ from the exons ATGAACATACGAAACGCGAGG CCGGAGGACCTTATGAACATGCAGCATTGTAATCTGCTGTGTCTTCCAGAAAACTATCAGATGAAGTACTACTTCTACCACGGGCTGTCGTGGCCTCAG ctctCGTACATTGCAGAAGACGAGAACGGAAAAATCGTGGGCTATGTGCTGGCAAAGAT GGAGGAGGACCCAGATGATGTGCCTCATGGACATATCACTTCACTG GCAGTGAAGCGCTCCCACAGACGTCTTGGTCTGGCTCAGAAGCTGATGGACCAGGCGAGCCGGGCTATGATAGAAAACTTCAATGCTAAATATGTTTCTCTTCATGTTCGTAAAAG CAGCAACCGGGCAGCTCTGCATCTGTACTCCAACACACTCAAGTTCCA GATAAGTGAAGTGGAGCCTAAATACTATGCAGATGGAGAAGATGCCTATGCAATGAAGAGAGATCTGGCCCACATGGCCGATGAG CTGAGGAAACCTGGAGTACGTACGTCGGGGCAAGAGGGACCCTCTGGCGAGAGTCCATCTGGCTCTGGCGACCACGAAAGGGAAGGCGAGAGGGACAGCGGAGGAGAGAGCAAAGAGCTGAGTGAAGTCAGCGAGGCAACAGAAAGCACAGATGTTAAAGATTCTTCTTCTGATTCACAATGA
- the naa10 gene encoding N-alpha-acetyltransferase 10 isoform X2, with protein MNIRNARPEDLMNMQHCNLLCLPENYQMKYYFYHGLSWPQLSYIAEDENGKIVGYVLAKMEEDPDDVPHGHITSLAVKRSHRRLGLAQKLMDQASRAMIENFNAKYVSLHVRKSNRAALHLYSNTLKFQISEVEPKYYADGEDAYAMKRDLAHMADELRKPGVRTSGQEGPSGESPSGSGDHEREGERDSGGESKELSEVSEATESTDVKDSSSDSQ; from the exons ATGAACATACGAAACGCGAGG CCGGAGGACCTTATGAACATGCAGCATTGTAATCTGCTGTGTCTTCCAGAAAACTATCAGATGAAGTACTACTTCTACCACGGGCTGTCGTGGCCTCAG ctctCGTACATTGCAGAAGACGAGAACGGAAAAATCGTGGGCTATGTGCTGGCAAAGAT GGAGGAGGACCCAGATGATGTGCCTCATGGACATATCACTTCACTG GCAGTGAAGCGCTCCCACAGACGTCTTGGTCTGGCTCAGAAGCTGATGGACCAGGCGAGCCGGGCTATGATAGAAAACTTCAATGCTAAATATGTTTCTCTTCATGTTCGTAAAAG CAACCGGGCAGCTCTGCATCTGTACTCCAACACACTCAAGTTCCA GATAAGTGAAGTGGAGCCTAAATACTATGCAGATGGAGAAGATGCCTATGCAATGAAGAGAGATCTGGCCCACATGGCCGATGAG CTGAGGAAACCTGGAGTACGTACGTCGGGGCAAGAGGGACCCTCTGGCGAGAGTCCATCTGGCTCTGGCGACCACGAAAGGGAAGGCGAGAGGGACAGCGGAGGAGAGAGCAAAGAGCTGAGTGAAGTCAGCGAGGCAACAGAAAGCACAGATGTTAAAGATTCTTCTTCTGATTCACAATGA
- the LOC133457213 gene encoding glucose-6-phosphate 1-dehydrogenase-like produces MSTEPFTRPGVFTQLRRELYGEEQSSLSNTHTFIILGASGDLAKKKIYPTLWWLFRDGLLPDNTHFVGFARSDFTVEDIKAACLPYMKVTDKEGDAVSAFFHKNSYLSGRYDDGTSFEQLNRHLLSLPGGANANRVFYLALPPTIYNHVSSNIRNHCMSSKGWNRIIFEKPFGRDFQSSQDLSAHLFSLFREDQIYRIDHYLGKEMVQNLMVIRFGNRIFGPIWNRTSVASVVLTFKEPFGTEGRGGYFDDFGIIRDVMQNHLLQMLCLVAMEKPASTSPGDVRDEKVKVLKCIAPVAMSDVVLGQYVGDPAGKEHSKLGYLDDPTVPKDSCTPTFATAVLYVHNERWEGVPFILRCGKALNEPKAEVRVQFTDVPGDIFNGQCQRNELVVRVQPDQAIYLKMMTKRPGVNFSPEETELDLTYKSRYKDVKLPDAYERLILDVFCGNQMHFVRSDELREAWRIFTPLLHQIEREKRRPIPYTYGSRGPSEADDLTKRVGFRYEGTYKWVKPHAT; encoded by the exons ATGAGCACCGAGCCTTTTACTCGTCCTGGGGTGTTTACACAGCTCAGAAGGGAGCTCTATGGAGAAGAGCAGTCGAGTCTTTCCAACACTCACACATTTATCATCCTGGGAGCGTCT GGAGATCTTGCTAAAAAGAAGATCTATCCAACCTTATG GTGGTTATTTAGGGATGGCCTGCTTCCAGACAACACACACTTTGTGGGTTTTGCCCGCTCTGATTTCACTGTGGAAGACATTAAAGCAGCATGTCTGCCTTATATGAAG GTCACAGATAAAGAGGGCGATGCTGTATCAGCCTTTTTCCATAAGAATTCCTACTTGAGTGGCAGGTATGATGATGGCACCTCCTTTGAACAACTCAACCGTCATCTGTTGTCTCTTCCTGGAGGAGCCAATGCCAACCGAGTATTTTACCTGGCTCTGCCACCCACCATCTACAATCACGTCAGCTCAAACATCAGAAACCACTGCATGAGCAGCAA AGGTTGGAACAGGATCATTTTTGAGAAGCCGTTTGGTCGTGACTTCCAGAGCTCACAGGACCTGTCCGCCCACCTGTTCTCCCTGTTCAGAGAGGACCAAATATACCGCATAGATCACTACCTGGGAAAAGAGATGGTCCAGAACCTCATGGTCATCAG GTTTGGAAATCGCATTTTTGGACCCATATGGAACAGAACCAGTGTGGCCTCTGTGGTCCTCACCTTCAAGGAGCCCTTTGGCACTGAAGGCCGTGGAGGATATTTTGATGACTTTGGTATCATTCG AGATGTCATGCAGAACCATCTGCTTCAGATGCTCTgtttggttgccatggaaaAACCTGCTTCCACCAGTCCAGGTGATGTGAGGGATGAAAAG GTGAAGGTGTTAAAGTGTATAGCACCGGTTGCTATGTCAGATGTTGTGCTTGGCCAGTATGTTGGAGACCCTGCGGGGAAGGAACACTCCAAGCTGGGATACCTGGATGATCCCACTGTACCAAAAGACTCCTGCACACCAACCTTTGCCACTGCAGTTCTTTATGTTCATAATGAAAGATGGGAGG GAGTTCCCTTCATTCTGCGCTGTGGTAAAGCTCTAAATGAGCCGAAAGCAGAAGTACGTGTGCAGTTCACGGACGTTCCAGGAGACATCTTTAATGGACAGTGTCAAAGGAACGAGCTTGTGGTCCGGGTGCAACCAGATCAGGCCATTTACCTGAAAATGATGACCAAGAGGCCTGGGGTTAACTTCAGCCCAGAGGAGACAGAGCTGGACCTCACCTACAAGAGCAGATATAAG GACGTGAAACTTCCAGATGCTTATGAGAGACTTATCCTAGACGTCTTCTGTGGAAATCAGATGCACTTTGTTCGCAG CGATGAGTTACGGGAGGCCTGGAGGATCTTTACACCCCTCCTCCACCAaatagagagagaaaagagacgCCCCATTCCTTACACATATGGAAG CCGTGGTCCAAGTGAAGCTGATGATCTCACGAAGAGGGTGGGATTCCGCTATGAAGGAACGTACAAGTGGGTGAAGCCCCATGCAACCTGA